Proteins found in one Macaca nemestrina isolate mMacNem1 chromosome 4, mMacNem.hap1, whole genome shotgun sequence genomic segment:
- the LOC105497896 gene encoding ubiquitin carboxyl-terminal hydrolase 42 isoform X5: MNTPKHPACSDTALAEEVMSDGVEAHIPHSASVGTPGHAEGFCMMCTMQAHITQALSNPGDVIKPMFVINEMRRIARHFRFGNQEDAHEFLQYTVDAMQKACLNGSNKLDRHTQATTLVCQIFGGYLRSRVKCLNCKGVSDTFDPYLDITLEIKAAQSVNKALEQFVKPEQLDGENSYKCSKCKKMVPASKRFTIHRSSNVLTLSLKRFANFTGGKIAKDVKYPEYLDIRPYMSQPNGEPIVYVLYAVLVHTGFNCHAGHYFCYIKASNGLWYQMNDSIVSTSDIRSVLSQQAYVLFYIRSHDVKNGGELTHPTHSPGQSSPRPVISQRVVTNKQAAPGFIGPQLPSHMIKNPPHLNGTGPLKDTPSSSMSSPNGNSSVNRASPVNASASVQNWSVNRSSVIPEHPKKQKITISIHNKLPVRQCQSQPNLHSNSLENATKPVPSSTITNSAVQSTSNASTMSVSSKVTKPIPRSESCSQPVMNGKSKLNSSVLVPYGAESSEDSDEESKGLGKENGIGTIASSHSPGRDAEDEEAAPHELQEPMTLNGANSADSDSDPKENGLPPDGASCQGQPALHSENPFAKANGIPGKLMPAPLPSLPEDKILETFKFSNKLKGSTDEMSAPGAERGPPEDGDPEPQPGSPAAESLEEPDAAASLSSTKKAPPPPDPGTPTTKEGAWEALAAAPEEPPPGAGQDIAGDTAPPDLCDPGSLTGDASPLSQDAKGMIAEGPRDSATAEAPEGLSPAPPARSEEPCEQPLLVHPSGDHARDAQDLPQSSGAPEATEGPPAPVLEAAPAGHLEGDAEPSPGERGEDAAAPKAPGPSPVREKIGSLRKVDRGHYRSRRERSSSGEPARESRSKTEGHRHRRRRTCPRERDRQDRHAAEHHPGHGNRPSPGERRSLGRYSHHHSRHRSGAEPDWVRHHYTEGEHGWGREKFYADRPRWDRCRYYHDRYAPYAARDWKPFHGGREHERAGLHERPHKDHSRGRRGCEPARERERHRPGSPRAGAPHALAPHPDRFSHDRTALVAGDNCNLSDRFHEHENVKSRKRRHDSVENSDSHVEKKARRSEQKDPLEEPKAKKHKKSKKKKKSKDKHRDRDSRHQQDSDLSAACSDADLHRHKKKKKKKKRHSRKSEDFVKDSELHLPRAASLETVAQFRRAQGGFPLPGGPPLEGVGPFREKTKHLRMESRDDRCHLFEYGQGKRRYLELRR, encoded by the exons CCAGCTTGCTCTGACACTGCTCTGGCAGAGGAAGTGATGTCAGATGGAGTAGAAGCCCACATTCCCCACTCAGCCTCCGTTGGCACCCCAG GTCATGCAGAAGGCTTTTGTATGATGTGTACAATGCAAGCACATATTACCCAGGCACTCAGTAATCCTGGGGACGTTATTAAACCAATGTTTGTCATCAATGAGATGCGGC GTATAGCTAGGCACTTCCGTTTTGGAAaccaggaagatgcccatgaattccTTCAATACACTGTTGATGCTATGCAAAAAGCATGCTTGAATGGCAGCAATAA ATTGGACAGACACACCCAGGCCACCACTCTCGTTTGTCAGATATTTGGAGGATACCTAAGATCTAGAG tcaaaTGTTTAAATTGCAAGGGCGTTTCAGATACTTTTGATCCATATCTTGATATAACATTGGAGATAAAG GCTGCTCAGAGTGTTAACAAGGCGTTGGAGCAGTTTGTGAAGCCGGAACAGCTTGATGGAGAAAACTCATACAAGTGCAGCAA GTGTAAAAAGATGGTTCCAGCTTCAAAGAGGTTCACTATCCATAGATCCTCTAACGTTCTTACACTTTCTCTGAAACGTTTTGCAAATTTTACTGGTGGAAAAATTGCTAAG GATGTGAAATATCCTGAGTATCTTGATATTCGGCCATATATGTCTCAACCCAACGGAGAGCCGATTGTTTACGTCTTGTATGCAGTGCTGGTCCACACTGGTTTTAATTGCCATGCTGGCCATTACTTCTGCTACATAAAA GCTAGCAATGGCCTCTGGTATCAAATGAATGACTCCATTGTATCTACCAGTGATATTAGATCGGTACTCAGCCAGCAAGCCTATGTGCTCTTTTATATCAG GTCTCATGATGTGAAAAATGGAGGTGAACTTACTCATCCCACCCATAGCCCCGGCCAGTCCTCTCCCCGCCCCGTCATCAGTCAGCGGGTTGTCACCAACAAACAGGCTGCACCAGGGTTTATCGGACCACAGCTTCCCTCTCACATGATAAAG AATCCACCTCACTTAAATGGGACTGGACCATTGAAAGACACACCAAGCAGTTCCATGTCAAGTCCTAACGGGAATTCCAGTGTCAACAGGGCTAGTCCTGTTAATGCTTCAGCTTCTGTCCAAAACTGGTCAGTTAATAGGTCTTCAGTGATCCCAGAACAtcctaagaaacaaaaaattacaatcaGTATTCACAACAAGTTGCCTGTTCGCCAGTGTCAGTCTCAGCCTAACCTTCATAGCAATTCTTTGGAGAACGCTACCAAGCCCGTTCCCTCTTCTACCATTACCAATTCTGCAGTACAGTCTACCTCGAACGCATCTACGATGTCAGTTTCTAGTAAAGTAACAAAACCGATCCCCCGCAGCGAATCCTGTTCCCAGCCCGTGATGAATGGCAAATCCAAGCTGAACTCCAGTGTGCTGGTCCCCTATGGCGCCGAGTCCTCTGAGGACTCTGACGAGGAGTCGAAGGGGCTGGGCAAGGAGAATGGGATTGGTACGATTGCGAGCTCCCACTCTCCCGGCCGAGATGCCGAAGATGAGGAGGCCGCTCCGCACGAGCTCCAAGAACCCATGACCCTAAACGGTGCTAATAGTGCAGACAGTGACAGTGACCCAAAAGAAAACGGCCTGCCGCCCGATGGTGCCAGCTGCCAAGGCCAGCCTGCCCTGCACTCAGAAAATCCCTTTGCTAAGGCAAACGGTATTCCTGGAAAG TTGATGCCTGCTCCTTTGCCGTCTCTCCCAGAAGACAAAATCTTAGAGACCTTCAAGTTTAGCAACAAACTGAAAGGCTCGACAGATGAAATGAG TGCACCTGGAGCAGAGAGGGGCCCTCCCGAGGACGGCGACCCCGAGCCCCAGCCTGGCAGCCCCGCCGCCGAATCCCTGGAGGAACCGGATGCGGCCGCCAGCCTCAGCAGCACCAAGAAGGCCCCGCCGCCCCCGGATCCCGGCACTCCCACTACCAAAGAAGGCGCCTGGGAGGCCTTGGCTGCCGCCCCCGAGGAGCCTCCGCCCGGCGCTGGGCAGGACATCGCGGGGGACACAGCGCCCCCTGACCTGTGTGATCCCGGGAGCTTAACGGGCGACGCGAGCCCGCTGTCCCAGGACGCAAAGGGGATGATAGCGGAGGGCCCGCGGGACTCTGCGACGGCGGAAGCCCCGGAGGGGTTGAGTCCGGCTCCGCCTGCGCGGTCGGAGGAGCCCTGCGAGCAGCCGCTCCTTGTTCACCCTAGCGGGGACCATGCCCGGGACGCTCAGGACCTGCCCCAGAGCTCGGGCGCGCCCGAGGCCACAGAGGGGCCGCCAGCTCCTGTGCTGGAGGCGGCCCCGGCCGGTCACCTGGAAGGGGACGCAGAGCCTAGCCCCGGCGAGAGGGGCGAGGACGCCGCGGCGCCGAAAGCTCCAGGCCCTTCCCCGGTGAGGGAGAAAATCGGCAGCCTCAGAAAGGTGGACCGAGGCCACTACCGCAGCCGGAGGGAGCGCTCGTCCAGCGGGGAGCCCGCCAGAGAGAGCAGGAGCAAGACTGAGGGCCACCGCCACCGGCGGCGCCGCACGTGCCCCCGGGAGCGCGACCGCCAGGACCGCCACGCCGCGGAGCACCACCCCGGCCACGGCAACAGGCCCAGCCCCGGCGAGCGCCGCTCTCTGGGCAGGTACAGTCACCACCACTCCCGACACCGGAGTGGGGCGGAGCCGGACTGGGTCAGACACCACTACACCGAGGGCGAGCATGGCTGGGGCCGGGAGAAGTTCTACGCCGACAGGCCGCGCTGGGACAGGTGCCGGTACTACCATGACAGGTACGCCCCGTACGCCGCCCGGGACTGGAAGCCCTTCCACGGCGGCCGCGAGCACGAGCGGGCCGGGCTGCATGAGCGGCCGCACAAGGACCACAGCCGGGGCCGTAGGGGCTGCGAGCCGGCCCGGGAGAGGGAGCGGCACCGCCCTGGCAGCCCCCGTGCAGGAGCGCCCCACGCCCTCGCCCCGCACCCTGACCGCTTCTCCCACGACAGAACTGCACTTGTAGCTGGAGACAACTGTAACCTCTCTGATCGGTTTCACGAACACGAAAATGTAAAGTCACGGAAACGGAGACACGACAGCGTGGAAAACAGTGACAGCCATGTCGAAAAGAAAGCCCGGAGGAGCGAACAGAAGGACCCTCTAGAAGAGCCTAAAGCGAAGAAGcacaaaaaatcaaagaagaaaaagaaatccaaagacAAACACCGAGACCGCGACTCCAG GCATCAGCAGGACTCAGACCTCTCAGCAGCGTGCTCTGACGCTGACCTCCACAgacacaaaaaaaagaagaagaaaaagaagagacattCAAGAAAATCAGAGGACTTTGTTAAAGATTCAGAACTGCACTTACCCAGGGCCGCCAGCTTGGAGACTGTTGCCCAGTTCCGGAGAGCCCAGGGCGGCTTTCCTCTGCCCGGTGGCCCGCCTCTGGAAGGCGTCGGACCTTTCCGTGAGAAAACGAAACACTTACGGATGGAAAGCAGGGATGACAGGTGTCATCTCTTTGAGTATGGCCAGGGTAAGAGGAGATACTTGGAATTAAGAAGATAG
- the LOC105497896 gene encoding ubiquitin carboxyl-terminal hydrolase 42 isoform X4 translates to MSHHDQLIFLFFTFVEIWSRCVTQAGLELLASSDPPALASESVGITGHAEGFCMMCTMQAHITQALSNPGDVIKPMFVINEMRRIARHFRFGNQEDAHEFLQYTVDAMQKACLNGSNKLDRHTQATTLVCQIFGGYLRSRVKCLNCKGVSDTFDPYLDITLEIKAAQSVNKALEQFVKPEQLDGENSYKCSKCKKMVPASKRFTIHRSSNVLTLSLKRFANFTGGKIAKDVKYPEYLDIRPYMSQPNGEPIVYVLYAVLVHTGFNCHAGHYFCYIKASNGLWYQMNDSIVSTSDIRSVLSQQAYVLFYIRSHDVKNGGELTHPTHSPGQSSPRPVISQRVVTNKQAAPGFIGPQLPSHMIKNPPHLNGTGPLKDTPSSSMSSPNGNSSVNRASPVNASASVQNWSVNRSSVIPEHPKKQKITISIHNKLPVRQCQSQPNLHSNSLENATKPVPSSTITNSAVQSTSNASTMSVSSKVTKPIPRSESCSQPVMNGKSKLNSSVLVPYGAESSEDSDEESKGLGKENGIGTIASSHSPGRDAEDEEAAPHELQEPMTLNGANSADSDSDPKENGLPPDGASCQGQPALHSENPFAKANGIPGKLMPAPLPSLPEDKILETFKFSNKLKGSTDEMSAPGAERGPPEDGDPEPQPGSPAAESLEEPDAAASLSSTKKAPPPPDPGTPTTKEGAWEALAAAPEEPPPGAGQDIAGDTAPPDLCDPGSLTGDASPLSQDAKGMIAEGPRDSATAEAPEGLSPAPPARSEEPCEQPLLVHPSGDHARDAQDLPQSSGAPEATEGPPAPVLEAAPAGHLEGDAEPSPGERGEDAAAPKAPGPSPVREKIGSLRKVDRGHYRSRRERSSSGEPARESRSKTEGHRHRRRRTCPRERDRQDRHAAEHHPGHGNRPSPGERRSLGRYSHHHSRHRSGAEPDWVRHHYTEGEHGWGREKFYADRPRWDRCRYYHDRYAPYAARDWKPFHGGREHERAGLHERPHKDHSRGRRGCEPARERERHRPGSPRAGAPHALAPHPDRFSHDRTALVAGDNCNLSDRFHEHENVKSRKRRHDSVENSDSHVEKKARRSEQKDPLEEPKAKKHKKSKKKKKSKDKHRDRDSRHQQDSDLSAACSDADLHRHKKKKKKKKRHSRKSEDFVKDSELHLPRAASLETVAQFRRAQGGFPLPGGPPLEGVGPFREKTKHLRMESRDDRCHLFEYGQGKRRYLELRR, encoded by the exons atgtcccaccatgaccagctaatttttttattttttacttttgtagagatttggtctcgctgtgttacccaggctggtctcgaactcctagcctcaagtgatcctcctgccttggcctctgaaagtgttggaattacag GTCATGCAGAAGGCTTTTGTATGATGTGTACAATGCAAGCACATATTACCCAGGCACTCAGTAATCCTGGGGACGTTATTAAACCAATGTTTGTCATCAATGAGATGCGGC GTATAGCTAGGCACTTCCGTTTTGGAAaccaggaagatgcccatgaattccTTCAATACACTGTTGATGCTATGCAAAAAGCATGCTTGAATGGCAGCAATAA ATTGGACAGACACACCCAGGCCACCACTCTCGTTTGTCAGATATTTGGAGGATACCTAAGATCTAGAG tcaaaTGTTTAAATTGCAAGGGCGTTTCAGATACTTTTGATCCATATCTTGATATAACATTGGAGATAAAG GCTGCTCAGAGTGTTAACAAGGCGTTGGAGCAGTTTGTGAAGCCGGAACAGCTTGATGGAGAAAACTCATACAAGTGCAGCAA GTGTAAAAAGATGGTTCCAGCTTCAAAGAGGTTCACTATCCATAGATCCTCTAACGTTCTTACACTTTCTCTGAAACGTTTTGCAAATTTTACTGGTGGAAAAATTGCTAAG GATGTGAAATATCCTGAGTATCTTGATATTCGGCCATATATGTCTCAACCCAACGGAGAGCCGATTGTTTACGTCTTGTATGCAGTGCTGGTCCACACTGGTTTTAATTGCCATGCTGGCCATTACTTCTGCTACATAAAA GCTAGCAATGGCCTCTGGTATCAAATGAATGACTCCATTGTATCTACCAGTGATATTAGATCGGTACTCAGCCAGCAAGCCTATGTGCTCTTTTATATCAG GTCTCATGATGTGAAAAATGGAGGTGAACTTACTCATCCCACCCATAGCCCCGGCCAGTCCTCTCCCCGCCCCGTCATCAGTCAGCGGGTTGTCACCAACAAACAGGCTGCACCAGGGTTTATCGGACCACAGCTTCCCTCTCACATGATAAAG AATCCACCTCACTTAAATGGGACTGGACCATTGAAAGACACACCAAGCAGTTCCATGTCAAGTCCTAACGGGAATTCCAGTGTCAACAGGGCTAGTCCTGTTAATGCTTCAGCTTCTGTCCAAAACTGGTCAGTTAATAGGTCTTCAGTGATCCCAGAACAtcctaagaaacaaaaaattacaatcaGTATTCACAACAAGTTGCCTGTTCGCCAGTGTCAGTCTCAGCCTAACCTTCATAGCAATTCTTTGGAGAACGCTACCAAGCCCGTTCCCTCTTCTACCATTACCAATTCTGCAGTACAGTCTACCTCGAACGCATCTACGATGTCAGTTTCTAGTAAAGTAACAAAACCGATCCCCCGCAGCGAATCCTGTTCCCAGCCCGTGATGAATGGCAAATCCAAGCTGAACTCCAGTGTGCTGGTCCCCTATGGCGCCGAGTCCTCTGAGGACTCTGACGAGGAGTCGAAGGGGCTGGGCAAGGAGAATGGGATTGGTACGATTGCGAGCTCCCACTCTCCCGGCCGAGATGCCGAAGATGAGGAGGCCGCTCCGCACGAGCTCCAAGAACCCATGACCCTAAACGGTGCTAATAGTGCAGACAGTGACAGTGACCCAAAAGAAAACGGCCTGCCGCCCGATGGTGCCAGCTGCCAAGGCCAGCCTGCCCTGCACTCAGAAAATCCCTTTGCTAAGGCAAACGGTATTCCTGGAAAG TTGATGCCTGCTCCTTTGCCGTCTCTCCCAGAAGACAAAATCTTAGAGACCTTCAAGTTTAGCAACAAACTGAAAGGCTCGACAGATGAAATGAG TGCACCTGGAGCAGAGAGGGGCCCTCCCGAGGACGGCGACCCCGAGCCCCAGCCTGGCAGCCCCGCCGCCGAATCCCTGGAGGAACCGGATGCGGCCGCCAGCCTCAGCAGCACCAAGAAGGCCCCGCCGCCCCCGGATCCCGGCACTCCCACTACCAAAGAAGGCGCCTGGGAGGCCTTGGCTGCCGCCCCCGAGGAGCCTCCGCCCGGCGCTGGGCAGGACATCGCGGGGGACACAGCGCCCCCTGACCTGTGTGATCCCGGGAGCTTAACGGGCGACGCGAGCCCGCTGTCCCAGGACGCAAAGGGGATGATAGCGGAGGGCCCGCGGGACTCTGCGACGGCGGAAGCCCCGGAGGGGTTGAGTCCGGCTCCGCCTGCGCGGTCGGAGGAGCCCTGCGAGCAGCCGCTCCTTGTTCACCCTAGCGGGGACCATGCCCGGGACGCTCAGGACCTGCCCCAGAGCTCGGGCGCGCCCGAGGCCACAGAGGGGCCGCCAGCTCCTGTGCTGGAGGCGGCCCCGGCCGGTCACCTGGAAGGGGACGCAGAGCCTAGCCCCGGCGAGAGGGGCGAGGACGCCGCGGCGCCGAAAGCTCCAGGCCCTTCCCCGGTGAGGGAGAAAATCGGCAGCCTCAGAAAGGTGGACCGAGGCCACTACCGCAGCCGGAGGGAGCGCTCGTCCAGCGGGGAGCCCGCCAGAGAGAGCAGGAGCAAGACTGAGGGCCACCGCCACCGGCGGCGCCGCACGTGCCCCCGGGAGCGCGACCGCCAGGACCGCCACGCCGCGGAGCACCACCCCGGCCACGGCAACAGGCCCAGCCCCGGCGAGCGCCGCTCTCTGGGCAGGTACAGTCACCACCACTCCCGACACCGGAGTGGGGCGGAGCCGGACTGGGTCAGACACCACTACACCGAGGGCGAGCATGGCTGGGGCCGGGAGAAGTTCTACGCCGACAGGCCGCGCTGGGACAGGTGCCGGTACTACCATGACAGGTACGCCCCGTACGCCGCCCGGGACTGGAAGCCCTTCCACGGCGGCCGCGAGCACGAGCGGGCCGGGCTGCATGAGCGGCCGCACAAGGACCACAGCCGGGGCCGTAGGGGCTGCGAGCCGGCCCGGGAGAGGGAGCGGCACCGCCCTGGCAGCCCCCGTGCAGGAGCGCCCCACGCCCTCGCCCCGCACCCTGACCGCTTCTCCCACGACAGAACTGCACTTGTAGCTGGAGACAACTGTAACCTCTCTGATCGGTTTCACGAACACGAAAATGTAAAGTCACGGAAACGGAGACACGACAGCGTGGAAAACAGTGACAGCCATGTCGAAAAGAAAGCCCGGAGGAGCGAACAGAAGGACCCTCTAGAAGAGCCTAAAGCGAAGAAGcacaaaaaatcaaagaagaaaaagaaatccaaagacAAACACCGAGACCGCGACTCCAG GCATCAGCAGGACTCAGACCTCTCAGCAGCGTGCTCTGACGCTGACCTCCACAgacacaaaaaaaagaagaagaaaaagaagagacattCAAGAAAATCAGAGGACTTTGTTAAAGATTCAGAACTGCACTTACCCAGGGCCGCCAGCTTGGAGACTGTTGCCCAGTTCCGGAGAGCCCAGGGCGGCTTTCCTCTGCCCGGTGGCCCGCCTCTGGAAGGCGTCGGACCTTTCCGTGAGAAAACGAAACACTTACGGATGGAAAGCAGGGATGACAGGTGTCATCTCTTTGAGTATGGCCAGGGTAAGAGGAGATACTTGGAATTAAGAAGATAG
- the LOC105497896 gene encoding ubiquitin carboxyl-terminal hydrolase 42 isoform X3, with protein sequence MSRLSLQKKKINCIWELMPLVLVTWEAEAGGLLEPRSLRLPQAMIAPLYYSLSDRVRRCLKKKVLEPGHAEGFCMMCTMQAHITQALSNPGDVIKPMFVINEMRRIARHFRFGNQEDAHEFLQYTVDAMQKACLNGSNKLDRHTQATTLVCQIFGGYLRSRVKCLNCKGVSDTFDPYLDITLEIKAAQSVNKALEQFVKPEQLDGENSYKCSKCKKMVPASKRFTIHRSSNVLTLSLKRFANFTGGKIAKDVKYPEYLDIRPYMSQPNGEPIVYVLYAVLVHTGFNCHAGHYFCYIKASNGLWYQMNDSIVSTSDIRSVLSQQAYVLFYIRSHDVKNGGELTHPTHSPGQSSPRPVISQRVVTNKQAAPGFIGPQLPSHMIKNPPHLNGTGPLKDTPSSSMSSPNGNSSVNRASPVNASASVQNWSVNRSSVIPEHPKKQKITISIHNKLPVRQCQSQPNLHSNSLENATKPVPSSTITNSAVQSTSNASTMSVSSKVTKPIPRSESCSQPVMNGKSKLNSSVLVPYGAESSEDSDEESKGLGKENGIGTIASSHSPGRDAEDEEAAPHELQEPMTLNGANSADSDSDPKENGLPPDGASCQGQPALHSENPFAKANGIPGKLMPAPLPSLPEDKILETFKFSNKLKGSTDEMSAPGAERGPPEDGDPEPQPGSPAAESLEEPDAAASLSSTKKAPPPPDPGTPTTKEGAWEALAAAPEEPPPGAGQDIAGDTAPPDLCDPGSLTGDASPLSQDAKGMIAEGPRDSATAEAPEGLSPAPPARSEEPCEQPLLVHPSGDHARDAQDLPQSSGAPEATEGPPAPVLEAAPAGHLEGDAEPSPGERGEDAAAPKAPGPSPVREKIGSLRKVDRGHYRSRRERSSSGEPARESRSKTEGHRHRRRRTCPRERDRQDRHAAEHHPGHGNRPSPGERRSLGRYSHHHSRHRSGAEPDWVRHHYTEGEHGWGREKFYADRPRWDRCRYYHDRYAPYAARDWKPFHGGREHERAGLHERPHKDHSRGRRGCEPARERERHRPGSPRAGAPHALAPHPDRFSHDRTALVAGDNCNLSDRFHEHENVKSRKRRHDSVENSDSHVEKKARRSEQKDPLEEPKAKKHKKSKKKKKSKDKHRDRDSRHQQDSDLSAACSDADLHRHKKKKKKKKRHSRKSEDFVKDSELHLPRAASLETVAQFRRAQGGFPLPGGPPLEGVGPFREKTKHLRMESRDDRCHLFEYGQGKRRYLELRR encoded by the exons GTCATGCAGAAGGCTTTTGTATGATGTGTACAATGCAAGCACATATTACCCAGGCACTCAGTAATCCTGGGGACGTTATTAAACCAATGTTTGTCATCAATGAGATGCGGC GTATAGCTAGGCACTTCCGTTTTGGAAaccaggaagatgcccatgaattccTTCAATACACTGTTGATGCTATGCAAAAAGCATGCTTGAATGGCAGCAATAA ATTGGACAGACACACCCAGGCCACCACTCTCGTTTGTCAGATATTTGGAGGATACCTAAGATCTAGAG tcaaaTGTTTAAATTGCAAGGGCGTTTCAGATACTTTTGATCCATATCTTGATATAACATTGGAGATAAAG GCTGCTCAGAGTGTTAACAAGGCGTTGGAGCAGTTTGTGAAGCCGGAACAGCTTGATGGAGAAAACTCATACAAGTGCAGCAA GTGTAAAAAGATGGTTCCAGCTTCAAAGAGGTTCACTATCCATAGATCCTCTAACGTTCTTACACTTTCTCTGAAACGTTTTGCAAATTTTACTGGTGGAAAAATTGCTAAG GATGTGAAATATCCTGAGTATCTTGATATTCGGCCATATATGTCTCAACCCAACGGAGAGCCGATTGTTTACGTCTTGTATGCAGTGCTGGTCCACACTGGTTTTAATTGCCATGCTGGCCATTACTTCTGCTACATAAAA GCTAGCAATGGCCTCTGGTATCAAATGAATGACTCCATTGTATCTACCAGTGATATTAGATCGGTACTCAGCCAGCAAGCCTATGTGCTCTTTTATATCAG GTCTCATGATGTGAAAAATGGAGGTGAACTTACTCATCCCACCCATAGCCCCGGCCAGTCCTCTCCCCGCCCCGTCATCAGTCAGCGGGTTGTCACCAACAAACAGGCTGCACCAGGGTTTATCGGACCACAGCTTCCCTCTCACATGATAAAG AATCCACCTCACTTAAATGGGACTGGACCATTGAAAGACACACCAAGCAGTTCCATGTCAAGTCCTAACGGGAATTCCAGTGTCAACAGGGCTAGTCCTGTTAATGCTTCAGCTTCTGTCCAAAACTGGTCAGTTAATAGGTCTTCAGTGATCCCAGAACAtcctaagaaacaaaaaattacaatcaGTATTCACAACAAGTTGCCTGTTCGCCAGTGTCAGTCTCAGCCTAACCTTCATAGCAATTCTTTGGAGAACGCTACCAAGCCCGTTCCCTCTTCTACCATTACCAATTCTGCAGTACAGTCTACCTCGAACGCATCTACGATGTCAGTTTCTAGTAAAGTAACAAAACCGATCCCCCGCAGCGAATCCTGTTCCCAGCCCGTGATGAATGGCAAATCCAAGCTGAACTCCAGTGTGCTGGTCCCCTATGGCGCCGAGTCCTCTGAGGACTCTGACGAGGAGTCGAAGGGGCTGGGCAAGGAGAATGGGATTGGTACGATTGCGAGCTCCCACTCTCCCGGCCGAGATGCCGAAGATGAGGAGGCCGCTCCGCACGAGCTCCAAGAACCCATGACCCTAAACGGTGCTAATAGTGCAGACAGTGACAGTGACCCAAAAGAAAACGGCCTGCCGCCCGATGGTGCCAGCTGCCAAGGCCAGCCTGCCCTGCACTCAGAAAATCCCTTTGCTAAGGCAAACGGTATTCCTGGAAAG TTGATGCCTGCTCCTTTGCCGTCTCTCCCAGAAGACAAAATCTTAGAGACCTTCAAGTTTAGCAACAAACTGAAAGGCTCGACAGATGAAATGAG TGCACCTGGAGCAGAGAGGGGCCCTCCCGAGGACGGCGACCCCGAGCCCCAGCCTGGCAGCCCCGCCGCCGAATCCCTGGAGGAACCGGATGCGGCCGCCAGCCTCAGCAGCACCAAGAAGGCCCCGCCGCCCCCGGATCCCGGCACTCCCACTACCAAAGAAGGCGCCTGGGAGGCCTTGGCTGCCGCCCCCGAGGAGCCTCCGCCCGGCGCTGGGCAGGACATCGCGGGGGACACAGCGCCCCCTGACCTGTGTGATCCCGGGAGCTTAACGGGCGACGCGAGCCCGCTGTCCCAGGACGCAAAGGGGATGATAGCGGAGGGCCCGCGGGACTCTGCGACGGCGGAAGCCCCGGAGGGGTTGAGTCCGGCTCCGCCTGCGCGGTCGGAGGAGCCCTGCGAGCAGCCGCTCCTTGTTCACCCTAGCGGGGACCATGCCCGGGACGCTCAGGACCTGCCCCAGAGCTCGGGCGCGCCCGAGGCCACAGAGGGGCCGCCAGCTCCTGTGCTGGAGGCGGCCCCGGCCGGTCACCTGGAAGGGGACGCAGAGCCTAGCCCCGGCGAGAGGGGCGAGGACGCCGCGGCGCCGAAAGCTCCAGGCCCTTCCCCGGTGAGGGAGAAAATCGGCAGCCTCAGAAAGGTGGACCGAGGCCACTACCGCAGCCGGAGGGAGCGCTCGTCCAGCGGGGAGCCCGCCAGAGAGAGCAGGAGCAAGACTGAGGGCCACCGCCACCGGCGGCGCCGCACGTGCCCCCGGGAGCGCGACCGCCAGGACCGCCACGCCGCGGAGCACCACCCCGGCCACGGCAACAGGCCCAGCCCCGGCGAGCGCCGCTCTCTGGGCAGGTACAGTCACCACCACTCCCGACACCGGAGTGGGGCGGAGCCGGACTGGGTCAGACACCACTACACCGAGGGCGAGCATGGCTGGGGCCGGGAGAAGTTCTACGCCGACAGGCCGCGCTGGGACAGGTGCCGGTACTACCATGACAGGTACGCCCCGTACGCCGCCCGGGACTGGAAGCCCTTCCACGGCGGCCGCGAGCACGAGCGGGCCGGGCTGCATGAGCGGCCGCACAAGGACCACAGCCGGGGCCGTAGGGGCTGCGAGCCGGCCCGGGAGAGGGAGCGGCACCGCCCTGGCAGCCCCCGTGCAGGAGCGCCCCACGCCCTCGCCCCGCACCCTGACCGCTTCTCCCACGACAGAACTGCACTTGTAGCTGGAGACAACTGTAACCTCTCTGATCGGTTTCACGAACACGAAAATGTAAAGTCACGGAAACGGAGACACGACAGCGTGGAAAACAGTGACAGCCATGTCGAAAAGAAAGCCCGGAGGAGCGAACAGAAGGACCCTCTAGAAGAGCCTAAAGCGAAGAAGcacaaaaaatcaaagaagaaaaagaaatccaaagacAAACACCGAGACCGCGACTCCAG GCATCAGCAGGACTCAGACCTCTCAGCAGCGTGCTCTGACGCTGACCTCCACAgacacaaaaaaaagaagaagaaaaagaagagacattCAAGAAAATCAGAGGACTTTGTTAAAGATTCAGAACTGCACTTACCCAGGGCCGCCAGCTTGGAGACTGTTGCCCAGTTCCGGAGAGCCCAGGGCGGCTTTCCTCTGCCCGGTGGCCCGCCTCTGGAAGGCGTCGGACCTTTCCGTGAGAAAACGAAACACTTACGGATGGAAAGCAGGGATGACAGGTGTCATCTCTTTGAGTATGGCCAGGGTAAGAGGAGATACTTGGAATTAAGAAGATAG